A genome region from Natranaeroarchaeum sulfidigenes includes the following:
- the ilvN gene encoding acetolactate synthase small subunit: protein MSDDIDSKALEGPHPSERPETSRRRNPQGIRIDPDAEAEPDTRQVVLSALVAHEPGVLANVASLFSRRQFNIESLTVGATTDENRARITLVIEEPDPGIEQAKKQLQKLVPVVSVTELPADATRRDLALIKVDGTHPDQVQSLAEMYGGQAVDAGQETVTVEITGSEQKIDAAIDAFERFGIVEIVRTGTAALTRGAERTAPNGPQIAEPESKEVPADD from the coding sequence ATGAGCGACGACATCGATTCCAAGGCACTGGAGGGACCGCATCCGAGCGAACGACCGGAGACGTCACGAAGACGCAACCCGCAGGGAATCCGGATCGACCCCGACGCAGAGGCCGAACCGGACACCCGGCAGGTCGTCCTCTCCGCGCTGGTCGCTCACGAACCCGGCGTACTCGCGAACGTCGCCTCGCTGTTCAGCCGGCGCCAGTTCAACATCGAGAGCCTGACCGTCGGCGCGACGACCGACGAGAACCGCGCCCGAATCACGCTCGTCATCGAGGAGCCGGATCCGGGCATCGAGCAGGCCAAAAAACAGCTACAGAAGCTTGTGCCTGTCGTCTCCGTGACCGAGCTGCCGGCCGACGCGACGCGGCGGGATCTGGCCCTGATCAAGGTCGATGGGACCCATCCCGATCAGGTCCAGTCCCTGGCGGAGATGTACGGCGGGCAGGCGGTCGACGCAGGGCAGGAGACCGTCACCGTCGAGATCACGGGAAGCGAGCAAAAGATTGACGCCGCGATCGACGCGTTCGAGCGGTTCGGGATCGTCGAGATCGTCCGGACCGGAACGGCCGCGCTGACCCGCGGCGCAGAACGGACCGCGCCCAACGGACCGCAGATCGCAGAACCGGAAAGCAAAGAAGTGCCGGCCGACGACTAA
- the ilvC gene encoding ketol-acid reductoisomerase, translated as MADEFTTTVYRDEDADSTYIEDKTVAVLGYGSQGHAHALNLNDSGVDVIVGLREDSSSWPEAESEGLRVETPDVAAAEADIVQMLVPDTIQPAVYEAIADGLEAGDTLQFAHGFNIHYGQIRPPEDVDVTMVAPKSPGHLVRRTYQRGEGVPGLIAVYQDATGDAKEQSLAYAEAIGCTRAGVIETTFQEEVETDLFGEQAVLCGGVTELMKMGYETLVDAGYSPEMAYFECMNEMKLIVDLIYEDGLMGMWNSVSDTAEYGGITRGEYVVDDEYAREGMEQVLEEVQNGEFAREWITENQTNRPSYKQLRAAEEGHEIEDVGGRLRELFAWEEQREEVPADD; from the coding sequence ATGGCAGACGAATTTACCACGACAGTATATCGAGACGAAGACGCGGATAGCACGTATATCGAAGACAAGACGGTCGCCGTTCTCGGCTACGGGAGCCAGGGCCACGCACACGCGCTCAACCTGAACGACAGCGGCGTCGACGTGATCGTTGGCCTGCGCGAGGATTCGTCCTCGTGGCCCGAGGCCGAAAGCGAGGGGTTGCGCGTCGAGACGCCCGATGTCGCCGCCGCCGAGGCCGACATCGTGCAGATGCTCGTGCCCGACACGATCCAGCCCGCAGTCTACGAGGCGATAGCCGATGGACTGGAGGCCGGAGATACCTTGCAGTTCGCTCACGGATTCAACATCCACTACGGCCAGATCCGCCCGCCGGAGGACGTCGACGTGACGATGGTCGCTCCGAAGTCCCCCGGCCATCTCGTGCGCCGCACCTATCAGCGCGGCGAGGGTGTTCCGGGTCTGATCGCGGTGTATCAGGACGCGACCGGCGATGCCAAAGAACAGTCGCTGGCCTACGCGGAAGCGATCGGCTGTACCCGTGCGGGCGTCATCGAGACGACGTTCCAGGAGGAGGTCGAAACCGACCTGTTCGGCGAGCAGGCCGTTCTCTGTGGCGGCGTCACGGAGCTGATGAAGATGGGCTACGAGACGCTCGTCGATGCGGGCTACTCCCCGGAGATGGCCTACTTCGAGTGCATGAACGAGATGAAGCTCATCGTCGACCTGATCTACGAGGACGGGCTGATGGGCATGTGGAACTCCGTCTCGGACACCGCCGAGTACGGCGGAATAACCCGCGGCGAGTACGTCGTCGACGACGAGTACGCCCGCGAGGGGATGGAGCAGGTACTCGAAGAGGTACAGAACGGCGAGTTCGCCCGCGAGTGGATCACCGAGAACCAGACGAACCGACCGAGCTACAAACAGCTGCGCGCCGCCGAGGAGGGACACGAGATCGAGGACGTCGGCGGCCGTCTGCGCGAACTGTTCGCGTGGGAAGAACAGCGGGAGGAAGTGCCAGCAGATGACTGA
- the leuC gene encoding 3-isopropylmalate dehydratase large subunit — protein sequence MSDGTLYDKVWENHKVTELPNGQDQLFIGLHLVHEVTSPQAFGMLRERDLNVAYPERTFATTDHIVPTQEEKRKRPLEDEKSEEMLDALETNTGENGITFFDFESGKQGITHVVAPELGLSQPGMTVACGDSHTATHGAFGSIGVGIGTSQIRDVLATGCIAADKQKVRRIEIEGSLGEGVYAKDIILKIIQELGVDGGVGHVYEYGGPAIEELDMEGRLAICNMSIEGGARAGYINPDETTYEYLRGREYVPEGEAFDELVEYWESIKSDADAEYDDVVTINVDDIDPLVTWGINPGQVIEVSEPIPAPSDLPTQTEQEAAEQALDHMELSPGDSMLGYDVDVAFLGTCTNGRVSDFEVAADIIEGQQVPDDVWALAVPGSETVRKECEARGIDQTFIEAGWEWRRAGCSMCLAMNDDKLGADEVCASSSNRNFIGRQGDKDGRTVLMSPAMVAAAAVEGEVTDARRFLDDGPSDVLAADDVEEVAD from the coding sequence ATGAGTGATGGAACGCTGTACGACAAGGTATGGGAGAACCACAAGGTAACGGAGCTGCCGAACGGACAGGATCAGCTGTTCATCGGCCTGCATCTCGTCCACGAGGTGACGAGCCCACAGGCCTTCGGCATGCTGCGCGAACGCGACCTGAACGTCGCGTACCCCGAGCGGACGTTCGCGACGACAGACCACATCGTCCCGACTCAGGAGGAAAAGCGAAAACGACCCCTTGAAGACGAGAAGTCCGAGGAGATGCTCGATGCCCTGGAGACCAACACGGGCGAGAACGGCATCACTTTCTTCGACTTCGAATCGGGCAAGCAGGGAATCACGCACGTCGTCGCGCCCGAACTGGGGCTGAGCCAGCCCGGGATGACTGTCGCCTGTGGTGACAGCCACACGGCGACTCACGGTGCCTTTGGCTCGATCGGCGTGGGAATCGGAACCAGCCAGATCCGCGACGTGCTCGCGACTGGCTGTATCGCCGCCGACAAGCAGAAAGTCCGCCGTATCGAGATCGAGGGGAGTCTCGGCGAGGGCGTCTACGCCAAGGACATCATCCTGAAGATCATCCAGGAGCTGGGCGTTGACGGCGGGGTCGGTCACGTCTACGAGTACGGCGGCCCGGCGATCGAGGAGCTCGATATGGAAGGCCGCCTGGCGATCTGTAACATGTCGATCGAGGGCGGCGCGCGAGCGGGCTATATCAACCCCGACGAAACCACCTACGAGTACCTGCGCGGTCGCGAGTACGTCCCCGAGGGCGAGGCCTTCGACGAACTCGTCGAATACTGGGAGTCGATCAAAAGCGACGCCGACGCCGAATACGACGACGTCGTGACGATCAACGTCGACGACATCGACCCCCTCGTGACCTGGGGGATCAACCCCGGACAGGTCATCGAGGTATCCGAGCCGATCCCGGCTCCCTCGGATCTTCCCACCCAGACAGAACAGGAGGCCGCCGAACAGGCGCTCGATCACATGGAGCTGTCGCCGGGCGACTCGATGCTCGGCTACGACGTCGATGTCGCCTTCCTTGGCACCTGTACGAACGGTCGAGTCTCGGACTTCGAAGTCGCTGCCGACATCATCGAGGGCCAGCAGGTCCCCGACGACGTCTGGGCGCTCGCGGTTCCCGGATCGGAGACCGTCCGCAAGGAGTGTGAGGCCCGCGGTATCGACCAGACGTTCATCGAGGCTGGCTGGGAATGGCGACGTGCTGGCTGTTCGATGTGTCTGGCGATGAACGACGACAAACTCGGTGCCGACGAGGTCTGTGCGTCCTCCTCGAACCGGAACTTCATCGGCCGGCAGGGAGACAAGGACGGGCGGACCGTCCTCATGAGCCCTGCGATGGTCGCCGCCGCGGCGGTAGAGGGTGAAGTTACCGATGCCCGACGGTTCCTGGACGACGGACCGTCGGACGTGCTTGCAGCCGACGACGTCGAGGAGGTGGCAGACTGA